One Halobaculum sp. CBA1158 DNA segment encodes these proteins:
- a CDS encoding FAD-dependent oxidoreductase, whose product MHVAVLGAGYAGVAVTRKLESRLPPEVDITLVNEGADHVLVHEIHRAIRRPAVADAVSVPLVDLLDRAELVVDRVDDIDAEAGRAELASGDAVEWDYGAVCLGSETAYYGIDGLREHGTPLKSLDDAAAIREEFLDVVAEGDRAVVGGAGLSGVQVAGELAALAREEGAAGPDDVEVKLVEQLEEVAPNFPANFRRAVRDQLEERGVSVETGTTVERVTDDRLVTDAGEIAYDQLVWTGGIAGDDALDGDRPVVRADLRLTDRTFALGDAARVVDADGEAVPASASAAVREAETAAENVARLVEHDRADDDDFAPRLARYRFDVPGWLVSVGDGAVAQLGPTVLTGVAARASKASVGAGYLTGVGAVDRAIDLVEEELL is encoded by the coding sequence ATGCACGTCGCCGTTCTCGGAGCCGGCTACGCCGGCGTCGCCGTGACCCGGAAGCTCGAGTCCCGACTCCCGCCGGAGGTCGACATCACGCTCGTCAACGAGGGAGCGGATCACGTCCTCGTCCACGAGATCCATCGAGCGATCCGCCGACCGGCTGTTGCCGACGCGGTGTCGGTCCCCCTCGTGGATCTGCTGGACCGTGCGGAACTCGTCGTCGACCGCGTCGACGACATAGACGCCGAGGCCGGACGCGCGGAGCTGGCCTCCGGCGACGCCGTCGAGTGGGACTACGGGGCGGTGTGTCTCGGCTCCGAGACTGCGTACTACGGGATCGACGGGCTGCGCGAGCACGGGACGCCGCTGAAGTCCCTGGACGACGCCGCCGCGATCCGCGAGGAGTTCCTCGACGTGGTCGCCGAGGGAGACCGGGCCGTGGTCGGCGGCGCGGGCCTCTCGGGCGTCCAGGTCGCGGGCGAGCTCGCCGCGCTCGCCCGCGAGGAGGGCGCGGCGGGTCCCGACGACGTAGAGGTCAAACTGGTCGAGCAGCTCGAGGAGGTGGCTCCGAACTTCCCCGCGAACTTCCGGCGGGCCGTCCGCGATCAACTGGAGGAGCGCGGCGTCAGCGTCGAGACGGGCACCACCGTCGAACGCGTGACCGACGACAGACTCGTCACCGACGCGGGCGAGATCGCGTACGACCAGCTCGTCTGGACCGGCGGCATCGCCGGCGACGACGCCCTCGATGGCGACCGACCGGTCGTCCGAGCCGACCTGCGCCTGACCGATCGCACGTTCGCGCTGGGGGACGCCGCCCGCGTCGTCGACGCCGACGGCGAGGCCGTGCCGGCCTCGGCGTCGGCGGCGGTCCGCGAGGCCGAGACCGCCGCCGAGAACGTCGCCCGCCTCGTCGAGCACGACCGGGCCGACGACGACGACTTCGCGCCGCGGCTGGCGCGGTATCGGTTCGATGTCCCCGGATGGCTGGTCTCCGTCGGCGACGGCGCGGTCGCGCAGTTGGGACCGACCGTGCTCACCGGGGTGGCCGCGAGGGCGTCGAAGGCGTCCGTCGGCGCGGGGTATCTCACCGGCGTCGGCGCTGTCGACAGGGCCATCGACCTCGTCGAGGAGGAACTGCTGTGA
- a CDS encoding rubrerythrin-like domain-containing protein, which yields MPAIDIDPHSSTEGLFECIGCGSRVRSANHPGTCPNCEADLRNIAVPRE from the coding sequence ATGCCAGCCATCGACATCGATCCCCACAGCTCGACGGAGGGGCTGTTCGAGTGCATCGGCTGCGGGAGTCGCGTCCGATCGGCGAACCACCCGGGCACCTGTCCGAACTGTGAGGCCGACCTCCGGAACATCGCCGTTCCCCGGGAGTAG